Proteins from a genomic interval of Papaver somniferum cultivar HN1 chromosome 4, ASM357369v1, whole genome shotgun sequence:
- the LOC113274481 gene encoding uncharacterized protein LOC113274481, with product MKDLRELHYFLGIEVVMSTRSNSLLLTQTKYTLELLEKTNMLDCKPCSIPVTSGVRLSCHDSEPLTDPSEYRSIVGGLQYLTHTRPDITFAVNNASQFMHSPTYEHMMVVKRILRYLKSSLGSGITITSGDITQISGYSDSDWAGCPDTRRSTTGFCVFLGSTLVYWQSKKQSTVSKSSIEAEYKDVSTLAFEVMWLAALLEELNIAVTTPHHLFCHNMGARALAMNPIFHAHAKHIEMAYHYVRDLVNATTVDVEFIASSLQLADVLTKGLTYQALGNLRDKLMHFCQTPASV from the coding sequence ATGAAAGATTTGAGAGAATTGCATTACTTCTTGGGCATTGAGGTGGTCATGTCTACCAGAAGCAACTCCTTATTGTTAACTCAGACCAAGTACACTCTAGAACTACTTGAGAAGACTAACATGCTCGACTGCAAACCCTGTTCTATACCAGTCACAAGTGGTGTAAGATTGTCATGCCATGATAGTGAACCTCTCACAGACCCATCCGAGTACAGAAGCATTGTGGGTGGACTTCAATACCTGACTCATACAAGGCCTGATATCACATTTGCTGTCAACAATGCCTCACAATTTATGCACTCACCTACATATGAGCACATGATGGTGGTTAAGCGCATTCTCAGGTACCTAAAATCTTCTCTTGGATCTGGCATCACTATCACTTCAGGTGATATCACACAAATCTCAGGTTACTCCGATTCGGATTGGGCTGGCTGCCCTGATACAAGGCGCTCCACCACTGGTTTCTGCGTGTTTCTGGGCTCTACACTAGTGTATTGGCAGTCAAAGAAACAGTCGACTGTCTCTAAATCATCTATTGAGGCAGAATACAAAGATGTCTCTACCCTTGCCTTTGAAGTTATGTGGTTGGCTGCTCTCCTTGAAGAACTGAACATCGCAGTCACCACTCCTCATCACTTGTTCTGCCACAACATGGGTGCTCGCGCTTTGGCCATGAATCCAATTTTTCATGCTCATGCAAAGCATATCGAGATGGCTTATCATTATGTCAGAGACTTAGTTAACGCTACCACAGTAGATGTCGAGTTCATTGCTTCTTCTCTCCAACTTGCAGATGTTCTTACCAAGGGACTTACCTATCAAGCTCTGGGCAATCTACGTGACAAACTGATGCATTTCTGCCAAACCCCCGCTTCAGTTTGA